The Paenibacillus sp. MBLB1832 genome has a window encoding:
- the rsgA gene encoding ribosome small subunit-dependent GTPase A: protein MPQGLIVKALSGYYYVLPEGTVLHEGNTVTCRGRGVFKNKKITPLVGDRVMFEATENGEGTVTEILPRSSELIRPPIANVDVVVLVFSVTEPVLNTQLLDKFLVHIENTGIDVLLCFTKSDLLTDAAEAAHVKEMTAAEFDRITTLYQGIGYPFVTTSSRLEEGVEAILAHLEGKVSVFAGQSGVGKSSLLNKMISGIDLETNAISQRLGRGKHTTRHVELLPLAGSGLVADTPGFSQLDFMEVEAEGLSSCFREFAAVAEGCRFRGCLHLHEPDCKVRDGVASGTIAASRYDHYLLFLAEIKDRKRRY, encoded by the coding sequence ATGCCGCAAGGTCTCATCGTCAAAGCGCTTAGCGGTTATTACTATGTATTGCCTGAAGGAACAGTGCTTCATGAGGGGAATACCGTGACCTGCCGTGGAAGAGGCGTGTTCAAAAACAAAAAAATTACGCCTCTTGTTGGAGATCGCGTGATGTTTGAAGCAACGGAGAATGGGGAAGGAACCGTAACGGAAATCCTTCCCCGCTCTTCTGAGTTGATTCGTCCGCCGATTGCCAATGTGGATGTTGTTGTGCTTGTGTTTTCAGTGACCGAGCCTGTTCTCAATACGCAGCTGTTGGACAAGTTTCTAGTGCATATCGAGAATACGGGCATTGATGTGTTGTTATGCTTTACCAAAAGCGATCTGCTCACAGATGCGGCAGAAGCTGCTCACGTGAAAGAAATGACGGCCGCCGAGTTTGATCGGATCACCACGCTGTATCAGGGAATCGGTTACCCTTTTGTAACAACGAGTTCTAGATTAGAAGAAGGCGTAGAGGCGATCCTCGCGCATTTGGAAGGCAAAGTGAGTGTATTTGCTGGACAATCGGGTGTAGGCAAGTCGTCTCTACTGAATAAAATGATCAGCGGGATCGATCTTGAAACGAATGCGATCTCGCAAAGATTGGGACGAGGCAAGCATACGACGCGGCATGTTGAATTGCTGCCGCTTGCGGGCAGCGGCCTTGTTGCCGATACGCCAGGTTTCAGCCAGCTGGACTTCATGGAAGTTGAAGCGGAGGGGCTAAGCAGCTGCTTCAGAGAGTTCGCCGCGGTGGCGGAGGGCTGCCGCTTTCGAGGATGCTTGCATTTGCACGAACCGGATTGCAAAGTAAGGGACGGGGTTGCCAGCGGTACGATCGCAGCTTCCCGTTATGATCATTACCTGCTATTTTTAGCTGAAATCAAAGATCGGAAGAGGAGGTATTAG